The Xyrauchen texanus isolate HMW12.3.18 chromosome 19, RBS_HiC_50CHRs, whole genome shotgun sequence genome segment taatgTAAAACAAGCCTGATTGGGTGGGAAAATAGCTTGTTCCgaaacagaaatataatactTGCATGTATAGTCACGCTATCGCATAAAGTCAAATAATTGTAACACAATATTATCTCTGGCTCTCCCTTTTTCCAGACATTTGTAAGATGGCAGAGATAGGCCTACTGTTCCATCCATGTCAATCTCAGCTGTGGTCATTTTTGCAGCAGATTTCAATGAAAGGATATTCTCTCACCTGTTCGTTGTAGAaaccaaacatatttttcaaaaagatGGAAGTAGGGGCGTATGCCAAAAATGGCCTTTAGTCTAAAAGGTCTATATACATACCAAGAGTAATTGCTCCAATATGCTTGTCTGGAATGAGCTGCATATATTGTGAAGGGTCAGATGGGTGCATTCAGACAGAGGCAGGGGGTAGGGCTGAAGGATGGTGAGGCAGTGATTGATGAAGAATGCTTTGCACTGTTGTCAGCAGGTGGCTGGGACAGAGAAGAAATAGCAGATTTGATTCATTTAAAGCTGTCTCTAGAACTGGGAATGTTTATTTTAAACCAAGGCCTTCTATGTGCAAGATGGCTCCTTATTTAGGCAACCTGTTTGTTTTAGTAtgctgtatatgtatatgtatatgacaAGGTAAACTGTTTAATTGGTGGGGACACCTAAGCCATGCTTAAATATGTATGAATGCCAGTGCATTAGATGTCAAAGAATCAATCGTGGCATTTATTTGAAGAAAGATCCTTAAATGCTTGTCTATCTCATTCTTAGCTTATTTCCATACTTCTCCAGCCactttgagaacttggcagtgcgatactgcaaatattgttgacttttgaatGACAAAGTGCATGCTATGTTcttatttgtaagtcactttggataaaagtgtctgctaaatgactaattgtaaatgtacatgtaaatataaataaatttctAAGGTTTTACAAATATACCTAtttactgttcaaaatgaagacaaaagtatttagacactttttGGTTGTCTAACTTAGTGGGACATTTGGttacacatttttgcaaaacattagatttttttacttaTCCAATGCAAATTCAAACCAACAAAACTTTTCAGtaaatttgtattgaaaacatagtgcacttgtttgtttgatcaaAACAATTCCATACCACTTCTGCAATgcttattcctttaatattttgtGCAGTTGTTAGTGGACAGTCTCAGCTTAAATAATAAAGAGCTAAAGATCACTGCCTGTGTTTTTGGTATGACTAATAACATAAATTTCAACTGACGATTTTTGTTGATTTGGGTTAAATAGGGGCATTGGTATAGTTCTTACTAGTTACTAACTAGTTAGTTAGTCTCCTACATCCAGGATAGAATGGAGGGCAGGTTGACATACTATTTGTATACTTTTCATTTCTCTTAGACCTCTGGATTGGCCACAAAAAGACATGAAATGGCCTGAGGCATGGCTGATGACAGCTGGATGAGGGTCTTGTCAGCAGATGCAGCTACTCAGATGGTTCACTTCATGCCCTCCAATCATCCAGGCATGAGAATGAAACTAAAAAGTCTTCTCAGGAGTATCATTTGCAGACACAAAGACTGTACGGTGCAGGGGAATGAAAACAATAGGATATTTAAAGTTTTCTGACAAACATGGGAAGTCTGGTGGCTAACTCTTTTACTGTGACTCTGCAAGATGCAATATGCAAATGTGTTAAATAAATAGCTGACTATGCCTTCTTTCAAATTAAGTCATATGCCTTTTTATGGATGATTCCTGGCTGTCCAACATTAGGTTTTATAGGCATGCCTTAGCAACTGTTGTTTTGTAACTATTATGGTCATTaacattattttgataaaatgccAGTGATGACATAATATAAGGGTGGATATTAGTGTAAAGTCCAAGCAATTTTAACCATTGTAAAATTGTGTGTAGGTTAAGTGCTTTACATGAGCACCAGAAGCCCAGAATAACACTCACCTGACTGAAACCTTTTTCTCCAGGTGCAGCTTATCACGAAACAGAAGCATTACACATTTTTTGTGTTACATAAAGGATAATCCAAAGTAAATAATGCAATGCATTACACCATTATAACCAATTTGATGAAAGTAATATTAAAATAGCCTAGGTTATAGATTTAGCCTAGTTTAAAAGTTTCACAAATAAATAGCCATGTTTGTAGATGTATTTACTTTATTGTATCCGAGAAAGAAAGAACAGGGttcaaatgctgtcgaatgagcttaacttgtactgaacccggaatattcctttaaactgagtctttattaatgtaaacaaattaGGAGAGTTTTACAAAATGTTCTGAAAGCCTATGTAATTATCTCCCTTGACAACGTACAAACGCCTTAATAAACTTTTTAACTCAAACTGTCCTTAACCTGGACCTTTCTTTGGAGATAGACTACAGACTGTctaaaaacctagtgagctatcTGTCTACCTAGACACAATGCCAGTGCCTCGACAACGTCTATGTggtccaaaaatgctgtctacgtAGGCAACTCACTAGTTTTTGAGACGCAGCCACAGTTAATTCGTCAGCGGGTTCTGTATATCAATGAGGCGCAACTGAGCTTATGTTTACAGAAACTCACAGCAGCGCTCGAGAGCGTCTCATCAGCTCGAGAACAGCGCGCGCAAGCTTATTCAACCTGCCGATGTTTTTAACTACTGACATCATTGAGACCTAAAGAAAACGAAGAGACACTGTTTACCAGATTTCATCACACGAAACGGCTACTGTTTGAAGACTATTGGATTTGAGGATTGCAAACAGACCTGACGCTGCTTGAGGTTCTGATCAAACTATTTGGGATGAGTCGCTGTACAGCCGCTTTACTTTTGCTGGTCATCGCCGTTTATTCACTGAACACAGAAGGTACGtttattgtgttttatatatatatatatatatatatatatatatatatatatatatatatatatatatatataggccctattggctattaaatgtattatttcctAGTGTATTGAGGTTtattattttgaactattttactATTGATATAAATCAGTCTCATTCAAAGGAGGCAAGAATGCAGACTTATTTCTTTTCTCGTTTCTGACAAACATTTAAACCATCTGCTTTATCAAATGTTTACCCATTTCCAGCAGAATAACAGCGTCTTATGCTGGTCCAACTTTCAAACATATCTATATCTCCTTCCCAGACAATCTAGTTTATTCTGCAAAACTTGGCCAGTGGTAGTAAAAAGTGCCTCTTTGTCTTGCTGGATGAGTTCTTGTTGGCTTCTGTCCTAAATGGCTGTTTAGAGATGATCCTGAATGGAGCATGGCAAGATTGATGAAGGATTAGATGTAGGTCAAATGTCTTTTTAGCAGCTCACCTGCCACATAGCCAGCATGCTGGAAGAGAGTAAAAAACAGTAAAAGCCAATTTCATGAATCACCATGTCAATACCTGATGTGGTTTGTTTTGAGATTATTTGCTCTCATGTACAATAGGCAGGgtggggagggttacttttgaaatgtattccactacagaatacatgctgtaaaatgtaatttgtagtgtattccgttagattacacaaggtcagtaacgtattctaaatactttggattactttttcagccctggtagatttttttcacttgttttgactataaaaactcttactagaaaaaaaataattatgatccaacgtgaattttcttgataaaaaaacatgatcgtgtctggtaacatgtgcatgtaaaatggcttgtatttaatgtattttaaatacataatcccgttacatgtatttcatttctCCCCAATCCTGACAACAGGATGGTGGTGTTTAAAAGTTAGAAAGGTGAAACATCTTAGTGAATGTCATTAGGAAATTCCTAATTCACCTGATTCATGTTTTGCCGAATGAATATGTTTTTCTCCTATTTTAGTGCAGTTAAGATAACAGATTGTCTTTTATGTCTTATAATATGACAAATATACATTTATCATATGTCTTTTTTGTTGGTTTTGCATTGAAAtactaataattacattttaggaCAGCAGGCTATTGGTAGTTTTGGGGGATAATACATGtatatgcttaattgtcatgaatttGGCATAAAAATAAGCTGAATTCATCTGAGTTTGTGATTTCTTTTTGAATTTGTAGTGAGAAACGTGACATTTCTTGACAGGTCTCTTGAGATTTATGCATCTACTGTGTGATTTATTTTCAGTCTAAAccatgctttttattttattgcagccTATAAGTGCAGGTGCACGAGAAAAGGCCCAAAAATCCGATATAAAGATGTGCAGAAGCTGGAGATCAAGCCTAAACATCCATACTGCCAAGAAAAAATGATATTGtgagtttaaattaaatatatattttttttaatcttgcttCCTCATACCAAATAACATATACAGCTGTAAATTGTGTTTAGTGTACCTGTGTATTACAGTATACGACAGCACAGGGTTCTTATACTGGAAAATTATTGATTCTGTACATACAGAAATATTTCCAAAAGTGCTTTAAACAAATGTTCTGTCTTCAATAAAAGTTCAGATTTATTGACAGTATATGTGGCATTCTCTTGAATACCACAGAAAATGATTTCAACTCATCCCGGAATTCACAAAAAAACTAACGTAAATTATGTTTtcagtaatgcatttacaatggaaatcTATTGGACAAGGTATTTTGGAAGGTTCAAAAGCAAAATGTAAAACTTGTATTGAAAAACTTACAAAGaagtcaataaaataaacaattttaaatgagTATATATTTTAGAAATGATACGTTTGTAAATTGTATGCTTTCTTCATTGTGTAAATATCAATGCAGTCCATTAAAATGTGGGTACCAGCTGGATAAAACAAGTCATACTAGCCTAAGGTCGAGTCCCCACCAGTTTAGCCAAGGTAGTCCCACTGGATTTTAGTCCAGCTGAACAACTACCTTAACCAGCTTGGAACAGCTAACGATCATAAAGGATCAGCTCTGAGCAGCTGGAAATCATgtttggattttccagcaggattCTGATGAGAATTTAGTGGCACACCTGAAGTGTTAAATATAGTGAAATCTAGATGGATGCCTCAGCATGGTTATGTTACAACACTGTATTCTGTTTATGAAGCTCATATAATATCCACAAAAAATTCCACTTTGATATTAAACATAACTATATCATACTATTCCATCTGCTGGTCATTGTAGAAATTGCAGCTTAATTTATGCGCTCATACACAGATTTTTTGATTCAGTCTCTATTGGTGAGAATATTCTGAAAAATAAGATATCGATTtccaaaatacattattttcaattaaagttGTATTTTATAAAGCcatgtaatatatgtaaaataattgcaTTACACATTTAGAATAAATAGTTCTGCCCATGTGTTTCTCTGAAATTTGTAAAAATCTTGTACAAATGTGAAACGTATGCCTTATTAAAATGGTTGGTCAGTTCTTCATTTATCTCCTTGATTCAGGTGATAAATGTGTGATCATTTGAAGATAATATAATTGCCATTGTATTAAAGTTGGTTATATTGTAATGATGGATATCACACAAAGGACTGAAATGCATTATAGTATTTCACTAACTATAATAGTAAACATATAGAACCACAAAATTGTTCTCTATTTATTAGACTGTGGCTCAATCAAAAGTATTTAACCTCAATGTCTTGGTTAATTAATCCTTCAGCATCTATTTAGCTTATTTGTCTAACATTTGTGAGCTCTGGCCTctgagaaaaacaaacacaaaatgttcctTCTCTCCAGTACACAGCACTGGattctgtctgtgtctgtgagtttAAGATTCTAGAAGCTTCTCCAGTCCCACATCAGCTCCTGCTCTATTTTATGAGTCCAGCAAAGAGTTTGGTCAACAAAAATGTTCTTTTGGCTGCACAGGTGATTAATAAAATGGCAGTCATGATAAAAGAACAAGACCCTTTGAGAAAACACTCTGTCAGTCTGCTTCTTTGACTCCACATTTCCAGCAATTTCATCTGGAAAATACAGAGGTCTTTAAAGGACGGGGCAggaatttgcatgccctcgcaataacttttgcattcccttgcaatagtttgcaatcactcgcaatagttttgtgttccctcgcaataaatttaccattgttttactatagaAACCATACATTAATcttgatattcatagtaaaaccacagtaaaatacaGGACATTTTTAATCTGGTAATATCataattttgttgttattatagTATTATTACATAGTAACTACAAGAATTGCCATTGTTAATctctagtaaaaccatggttactatatgaatACAGAATACTTGTATTTTATAGTTACTTAGTTAATATTACTATAGTTAAACCATTTTtgccataaaaaataaaaacaaaacatgatttgCCTACACGattcatggttactacagtattactattgAAAAATGATTTCCGCCAAAaactacagtctacaatattactatagtaaagatatagttaaactatggtatttgtatagtaaaaccataataaccacaacatTATGATttgtattaccatagttttcgttttcctgtattatcactatggtttaACTTTGAATATCTTggataaaatatggttactgtagtaaaaccatggtcaatttattgtgaggaaacacaaactatttcagaaataaaGTTCCTgtcctgtcctctaaggggctccatagGAAAACAACTTCTGAATAGTATCATCTTCTACTTTGGATTTCTATTTGTTGACCAGTCAAGTATTTACTATGCTGAGTCCCCTCATAATCACTCGGTCCTGCCACACTTTGTCAGGATGTCCTTTTCTCAAAGCAGATTTCATTTTCGTCCCACTGCACACACCTATTTGAgtaatgcttttatttaaaaccCGAATTAGTAAACATAGGTATATCTGGTAACAAATGGTAAGAGCATTTTTATAAGAGTGATATAATAAGCATTTGTTTATGAAAATCAGAATGTATTGTTGCCTAATGTCCAGTATTGTTTGAATAACATTCTCCACTTCTCACTTCCTGTGTAAACATCTACCCTTTTCCCATCCACTCATCTGTGATTTTTCTTCATGTATTTATAGTGTCACAATGGAGAATGTGTCCCGTTTCAAAGGTCAGGAGTATTGCCTGCATCCCAGACTCCAGAGCACTAAGAACCTTGTCAAGTGGTTCAAAATCTGGAAGGACAAGCACAGGTAGGCTTCCTTTATGTTCATTGCTTGCGTACATGACTGCTTACAAATatgttaaagatgaagtgtgtatttCTTTCTATGTTCAATTAGTTCTTCCTATTCTTGCATAATAAAGTATATAGAGACTTTAAATTAGCTGTTCATTGGTAGATCTCCCCAgaatgtgtaaacactgtggctctgtggtgttattatttttgcaaatcatttTGGTGCCACTAAAGGCACAGATATTACACAATTCACCTTGTATGTCAACTGGAAACATTGTTTGCCACCCATTATACTTCTGTAATAGGACGTAATGTATTTACAAGTgcaacaggatattcaatgaggaaaaaatgtagGGCGGCACTTGATTTTATtaatcaggaattgattggattgtaaaaAGTTCCAGGgggttggaggggaggggttgaaaaagtATGTGGGATGCGTGATGTCAGCTGAAATGAGAAGTCAGATCAAGTCAGAGCaagttacattttgataaaatcatGTACTGCCCATTTTGGGTACATTTTGagttcatgctgactttaataaAGGCCAATATAGCAAATTGTCTACAAAACAATTTGTCTATGCTTGTGAATACTTCTATACTGCTATATGACTATACAGTACTATacgtatgtttcatattttatcaaacaacACAACGATGACTTATATACATTAcagtttatcttctgttaatgcatgatcttctctaaagctgctttgaaacgatgtgtgttgtgaaaggcgctatacaaataaaaatgacttgacatgactaTACTACTATATGGAGTGCTTTACCTCTCAAATCTATTTGCTTGTCTCTTTTCCCCTTTTAGGGTGTACGAGGCCTAAAACGTTCTACATTATGCACAAGGCTGAAAACATTGTGGGATGCACAATACTACCAGTAAACCGTGGACGACTAGAGGACCAATATTTTTAGAGCATGACAAGACATATACCAGAAAAGCTTATAATAAAGcactccatttttttatttatataaatgtgaaataatttatagtcatacaaatgttttattatacagTGCAATTAGAAGTCATGTGTGCCAGTTATGGCAGAGAAAAGTCCCTTTGGATCAGCGCCATCTGTAAGACGTGATcattcattacatttttgtgtaatgTTTTCTGAAGCATCAGTTTTTGGTCTGATTCATTGTGTTGTATCATTTAAAAGGGTTTTAAGAGGGTTATCACTGCATAA includes the following:
- the LOC127660147 gene encoding C-X-C motif chemokine 14-like, producing the protein MSRCTAALLLLVIAVYSLNTEAYKCRCTRKGPKIRYKDVQKLEIKPKHPYCQEKMIFVTMENVSRFKGQEYCLHPRLQSTKNLVKWFKIWKDKHRVYEA